The following coding sequences are from one Musa acuminata AAA Group cultivar baxijiao chromosome BXJ2-4, Cavendish_Baxijiao_AAA, whole genome shotgun sequence window:
- the LOC135611144 gene encoding uncharacterized protein LOC135611144 isoform X2 codes for MPQGSSSLLPHATKDEMVDPVVGAWVLEFLLRRPDVGDALAGELLLALPLPSPLPPRLSATLLLRRLAADLSRRSVSPRTLHSLDLLHRIRPSPSLAPAFTAVAVECTVAPLRLPPLSSSESDADAEFFDAVNRIWNCLVADLERSEAAGLVSCALREARMEMEAAVVDPALRAELGRRETKEAALVAVRVCLEEMEKEMGPTFLEAAADAIVRCDCETHRSLVVLSDKLRAFRSIGLESVERGVEIGHLPSKIDRARSTVEGGEGIKLNDRNIEKDQMRTDQEQGYSVDKNAMSCELQEVSDHKSCDNNYDDVPQSGQMDPVPPDPKDVGKKHHNISTDTFLHPSEKRIRCSNLDANTATNLDAATMQKPSLMDRNATAHTFEWDSIPTHYGKSPNMKKEMDYFSSMNSKSSSSLNETKEYVLRRRKRKWNSLEEETLRKAVARELETYQGMPSRNIRKKNRG; via the exons ATGCCGCAAGGCTCCTCTTCCCTTCTGCCACACGCCACGAAGGATGAGATGGTGGACCCCGTCGTCGGCGCCTGGGTCCTCGAGTTCCTCCTCCGCCGACCCGACGTCGGCGACGCCCTCGCCGGCGAGCTCCTCCTCGCCCTTCCCCTCCCCTCCCCGCTCCCTCCCCGCCTCTCCGccaccctcctcctccgccggctCGCTGCCGACCTCTCCCGCCGGTCGGTGTCCCCCCGCACCCTCCACTCCCTCGACCTCCTCCACCGCATCCGCCCCTCCCCCTCTCTTGCCCCCGCCTTCACCGCTGTTGCCGTCGAGTGCACCGTCGCCCCTCTCCGCCTCCCACCCCTCTCCTCCTCCGAATCAGACGCCGACGCCGAGTTCTTTGACGCCGTCAATAGGATATGGAACTGCCTAGTGGCAGATCTCGAGCGGTCGGAGGCCGCCGGGTTGGTGTCCTGCGCGTTGAGGGAGGCGAGGATGGAGATGGAGGCGGCCGTCGTGGATCCCGCGCTGAGGGCCGAATTGGGCCGGAGGGAGACCAAGGAGGCCGCGCTGGTGGCTGTTCGGGTTTGCTTGGAGGAGATGGAGAAGGAGATGGGTCCGACGTTTCTTGAGGCTGCGGCGGACGCCATCGTTCGTTGCGATTGCGAGACCCATAGGTCCTTGGTGGTATTGAGCGACAAGCTGAGAGCTTTTCGCTCCATTGGGCTCGAATCTGTCGAAAGGGGTGTGGAAATTGGTCACCTCCCAAGCAAGATTGACAGGGCAAGATCGACAG TTGAGGGTGGTGAAGGGATTAAGCTGAATGACAGAAATATTGAGAAAGATCAGATGAGAACCGATCAAGAACAGGGTTACTCAGTCGACAAGAATGCCATGAGCTGTGAACTACAGGAAGTATCTGATCATAAAAGTTGTGATAACAACTATGATGATGTGCCTCAGTCAGGTCAGATGGATCCAGTTCCACCTGATCCGAAGGATGTGGGAAAGAAGCATCACAATATTTCTACAGATACATTTTTGCATCCTAGTGAAAAGCGTATTAGATGCAGCAATTTAGATGCCAACACCGCAACTAATTTAGATGCTGCTACAATGCAGAAGCCCAGCTTAATGGATAGGAATGCAACTGCACACACATTTGAG TGGGATTCAATTCCAACTCATTATGGGAAATCCCCGAATATGAAAAAGGAGATGGACTATTTCAGCTCAATGAACTCAAAGTCTTCTTCATCTTTAAATGAGACTAAAGAATATGTtttaaggagaagaaaaaggaaatggaATTCATTAGAGGAAGAGACTTTGAGAAAAGCTGTGGCACG GGAACTGGAAACTTATCAAGGGATGCCATCCAGAAATATTCGAAAGAAGAACAGAG GTTGA
- the LOC135611144 gene encoding uncharacterized protein LOC135611144 isoform X1 — translation MPQGSSSLLPHATKDEMVDPVVGAWVLEFLLRRPDVGDALAGELLLALPLPSPLPPRLSATLLLRRLAADLSRRSVSPRTLHSLDLLHRIRPSPSLAPAFTAVAVECTVAPLRLPPLSSSESDADAEFFDAVNRIWNCLVADLERSEAAGLVSCALREARMEMEAAVVDPALRAELGRRETKEAALVAVRVCLEEMEKEMGPTFLEAAADAIVRCDCETHRSLVVLSDKLRAFRSIGLESVERGVEIGHLPSKIDRARSTVEGGEGIKLNDRNIEKDQMRTDQEQGYSVDKNAMSCELQEVSDHKSCDNNYDDVPQSGQMDPVPPDPKDVGKKHHNISTDTFLHPSEKRIRCSNLDANTATNLDAATMQKPSLMDRNATAHTFEWDSIPTHYGKSPNMKKEMDYFSSMNSKSSSSLNETKEYVLRRRKRKWNSLEEETLRKAVARYGAGNWKLIKGCHPEIFERRTEVDLKDKWRNMTRHM, via the exons ATGCCGCAAGGCTCCTCTTCCCTTCTGCCACACGCCACGAAGGATGAGATGGTGGACCCCGTCGTCGGCGCCTGGGTCCTCGAGTTCCTCCTCCGCCGACCCGACGTCGGCGACGCCCTCGCCGGCGAGCTCCTCCTCGCCCTTCCCCTCCCCTCCCCGCTCCCTCCCCGCCTCTCCGccaccctcctcctccgccggctCGCTGCCGACCTCTCCCGCCGGTCGGTGTCCCCCCGCACCCTCCACTCCCTCGACCTCCTCCACCGCATCCGCCCCTCCCCCTCTCTTGCCCCCGCCTTCACCGCTGTTGCCGTCGAGTGCACCGTCGCCCCTCTCCGCCTCCCACCCCTCTCCTCCTCCGAATCAGACGCCGACGCCGAGTTCTTTGACGCCGTCAATAGGATATGGAACTGCCTAGTGGCAGATCTCGAGCGGTCGGAGGCCGCCGGGTTGGTGTCCTGCGCGTTGAGGGAGGCGAGGATGGAGATGGAGGCGGCCGTCGTGGATCCCGCGCTGAGGGCCGAATTGGGCCGGAGGGAGACCAAGGAGGCCGCGCTGGTGGCTGTTCGGGTTTGCTTGGAGGAGATGGAGAAGGAGATGGGTCCGACGTTTCTTGAGGCTGCGGCGGACGCCATCGTTCGTTGCGATTGCGAGACCCATAGGTCCTTGGTGGTATTGAGCGACAAGCTGAGAGCTTTTCGCTCCATTGGGCTCGAATCTGTCGAAAGGGGTGTGGAAATTGGTCACCTCCCAAGCAAGATTGACAGGGCAAGATCGACAG TTGAGGGTGGTGAAGGGATTAAGCTGAATGACAGAAATATTGAGAAAGATCAGATGAGAACCGATCAAGAACAGGGTTACTCAGTCGACAAGAATGCCATGAGCTGTGAACTACAGGAAGTATCTGATCATAAAAGTTGTGATAACAACTATGATGATGTGCCTCAGTCAGGTCAGATGGATCCAGTTCCACCTGATCCGAAGGATGTGGGAAAGAAGCATCACAATATTTCTACAGATACATTTTTGCATCCTAGTGAAAAGCGTATTAGATGCAGCAATTTAGATGCCAACACCGCAACTAATTTAGATGCTGCTACAATGCAGAAGCCCAGCTTAATGGATAGGAATGCAACTGCACACACATTTGAG TGGGATTCAATTCCAACTCATTATGGGAAATCCCCGAATATGAAAAAGGAGATGGACTATTTCAGCTCAATGAACTCAAAGTCTTCTTCATCTTTAAATGAGACTAAAGAATATGTtttaaggagaagaaaaaggaaatggaATTCATTAGAGGAAGAGACTTTGAGAAAAGCTGTGGCACG ATATGGTGCAGGGAACTGGAAACTTATCAAGGGATGCCATCCAGAAATATTCGAAAGAAGAACAGAG GTTGATCTAAAAGATAAGTGGAGAAATATGACAAGGCATATGTAA
- the LOC135611144 gene encoding uncharacterized protein LOC135611144 isoform X3 has product MPQGSSSLLPHATKDEMVDPVVGAWVLEFLLRRPDVGDALAGELLLALPLPSPLPPRLSATLLLRRLAADLSRRSVSPRTLHSLDLLHRIRPSPSLAPAFTAVAVECTVAPLRLPPLSSSESDADAEFFDAVNRIWNCLVADLERSEAAGLVSCALREARMEMEAAVVDPALRAELGRRETKEAALVAVRVCLEEMEKEMGPTFLEAAADAIVRCDCETHRSLVVLSDKLRAFRSIGLESVERGVEIGHLPSKIDRARSTVEGGEGIKLNDRNIEKDQMRTDQEQGYSVDKNAMSCELQEVSDHKSCDNNYDDVPQSGQMDPVPPDPKDVGKKHHNISTDTFLHPSEKRIRCSNLDANTATNLDAATMQKPSLMDRNATAHTFEIWCRELETYQGMPSRNIRKKNRG; this is encoded by the exons ATGCCGCAAGGCTCCTCTTCCCTTCTGCCACACGCCACGAAGGATGAGATGGTGGACCCCGTCGTCGGCGCCTGGGTCCTCGAGTTCCTCCTCCGCCGACCCGACGTCGGCGACGCCCTCGCCGGCGAGCTCCTCCTCGCCCTTCCCCTCCCCTCCCCGCTCCCTCCCCGCCTCTCCGccaccctcctcctccgccggctCGCTGCCGACCTCTCCCGCCGGTCGGTGTCCCCCCGCACCCTCCACTCCCTCGACCTCCTCCACCGCATCCGCCCCTCCCCCTCTCTTGCCCCCGCCTTCACCGCTGTTGCCGTCGAGTGCACCGTCGCCCCTCTCCGCCTCCCACCCCTCTCCTCCTCCGAATCAGACGCCGACGCCGAGTTCTTTGACGCCGTCAATAGGATATGGAACTGCCTAGTGGCAGATCTCGAGCGGTCGGAGGCCGCCGGGTTGGTGTCCTGCGCGTTGAGGGAGGCGAGGATGGAGATGGAGGCGGCCGTCGTGGATCCCGCGCTGAGGGCCGAATTGGGCCGGAGGGAGACCAAGGAGGCCGCGCTGGTGGCTGTTCGGGTTTGCTTGGAGGAGATGGAGAAGGAGATGGGTCCGACGTTTCTTGAGGCTGCGGCGGACGCCATCGTTCGTTGCGATTGCGAGACCCATAGGTCCTTGGTGGTATTGAGCGACAAGCTGAGAGCTTTTCGCTCCATTGGGCTCGAATCTGTCGAAAGGGGTGTGGAAATTGGTCACCTCCCAAGCAAGATTGACAGGGCAAGATCGACAG TTGAGGGTGGTGAAGGGATTAAGCTGAATGACAGAAATATTGAGAAAGATCAGATGAGAACCGATCAAGAACAGGGTTACTCAGTCGACAAGAATGCCATGAGCTGTGAACTACAGGAAGTATCTGATCATAAAAGTTGTGATAACAACTATGATGATGTGCCTCAGTCAGGTCAGATGGATCCAGTTCCACCTGATCCGAAGGATGTGGGAAAGAAGCATCACAATATTTCTACAGATACATTTTTGCATCCTAGTGAAAAGCGTATTAGATGCAGCAATTTAGATGCCAACACCGCAACTAATTTAGATGCTGCTACAATGCAGAAGCCCAGCTTAATGGATAGGAATGCAACTGCACACACATTTGAG ATATGGTGCAGGGAACTGGAAACTTATCAAGGGATGCCATCCAGAAATATTCGAAAGAAGAACAGAG GTTGA